Proteins encoded within one genomic window of Halogeometricum sp. S1BR25-6:
- a CDS encoding 2Fe-2S iron-sulfur cluster-binding protein: protein MSTEQSASQTSSTETEPLPSVPNVADPQPGTAVSDDFETGTANDPTVGTRGTEETRITVDGQTVTLPEGATIYDAIDEIEPDSSVPALCNYDEDNEDADRIGPRSECRTCMVDTDEHGMVPSCSFPAEDGLTVHTSTEEAEEARSVNLDLILGDHNLRCTTCGQNGRCELQDASIEEDVEDPRYGVFDDRDAYEPIDDSSPFIQIDRNKCILCNRCVEACNDVQVEGVLRIEGSGPDTRIAFQNGADTMMDSTCVSCGHCATVCPTGALVEQGLTDMATIPLPGFNQKNSIGKVIGEDYEHQPRQMTPMKKDERPNMSENE, encoded by the coding sequence ATGAGTACGGAGCAATCCGCGAGCCAAACAAGCAGTACCGAGACCGAACCACTCCCGTCCGTGCCGAACGTCGCGGACCCGCAACCGGGCACCGCGGTGTCCGACGACTTCGAGACCGGCACGGCGAACGACCCCACGGTGGGGACCCGAGGGACCGAAGAGACGCGGATTACCGTCGACGGGCAGACGGTCACGCTGCCCGAGGGGGCGACCATCTACGACGCTATCGACGAGATAGAGCCCGATAGCTCCGTTCCGGCCCTCTGCAACTACGACGAGGACAACGAGGACGCCGACCGAATCGGTCCGCGCAGCGAGTGTCGGACCTGCATGGTCGACACCGACGAGCACGGGATGGTGCCCTCGTGCAGTTTCCCGGCCGAGGACGGACTCACCGTCCACACGAGCACCGAGGAGGCCGAGGAGGCGCGCAGCGTGAACCTCGACCTCATCCTCGGCGACCACAACCTGCGGTGTACGACCTGCGGGCAGAACGGTCGTTGTGAACTACAGGACGCCTCAATCGAGGAGGACGTCGAGGACCCGCGCTACGGCGTCTTCGACGACCGGGACGCGTACGAACCCATCGACGACTCGTCGCCGTTCATCCAGATCGACCGCAACAAGTGCATCCTCTGCAACCGCTGCGTCGAGGCCTGCAACGACGTGCAGGTGGAGGGCGTCCTCCGCATCGAGGGGAGCGGTCCGGACACGCGCATCGCGTTCCAGAACGGCGCGGACACGATGATGGACTCGACGTGCGTCTCCTGCGGTCACTGCGCGACGGTGTGCCCGACGGGGGCGCTCGTCGAACAGGGCCTGACCGACATGGCGACCATCCCGCTTCCGGGCTTCAACCAGAAGAACAGCATCGGGAAGGTCATCGGCGAGGACTACGAGCACCAGCCCCGTCAGATGACGCCCATGAAGAAGGACGAGCGACCGAACATGAGTGAGAACGAATGA
- the fdhF gene encoding formate dehydrogenase subunit alpha, giving the protein MSDQHPDETNSEEKSGVAGYMAQAKEMAQSAQERGETTTSHGSDEGHGGPFAPAEHLAESFAANTMSEGRLFDMADAISDYRLNDVDVTDTTCGYCAVGCRFDVLSKDDEVLGIRPNAEKAPINGISTCVKGKFGYGYADDEDRLTTPLIKEDGEFREASWDEALDRVAEELQETKDEYGADALGLVSSSKTSNEANYLMQKLSRQVLKTNNIDNCNRLCHSPTVAGLSQTVGYGAGSVGTEALSNTDCYLITGSNTTEAHPVLGTDIKQNLKEGAEAYVFDPRKVQIAEYATQYARVQPGYDTVWINGLTRHILEEDLQDDEFIENRTVGFEEVKEGVEKFTPEFVEEHTGVPPEKLKNAAEAIATADSCTFCWTLGLTEHSHGTENIISMANLALVTGHVGTEKSGLAPFRGQNNVQGGGGDMGPVPGNFPGYQKVTHDDVREKFEDYYGVDDLPDEVGLTITEQFLAADRGNIKSMFVEGENPVISEPNVQHADEVLEGLDFLAVQDIFLTETAEYADVVLPATGHVETNGTYTSSTRHVQLVKRAVDPPGEAKADWLITQELAERFGFEWDYDSPSDIMDEINDLTPIYGGVTHERLENGEELQWPVWDEDHPGTPHLYKEQFNTADGKAHMFPTDITGPAERDMDDGDYPIKLTTGRVLYQYHTGTMTNREEGIRSYTDELFVEINPETAESLGIADEDPVRITSRKGEIEAMAQVTDRIGPDVVFVPMHVLGDGSDVVNELTDESHLDEQAHVPEFKVTDVKVVPRDRPTAVDDDANTSSPESADD; this is encoded by the coding sequence ATGAGCGACCAGCACCCGGACGAGACGAACTCCGAGGAGAAATCCGGCGTCGCGGGCTACATGGCCCAGGCGAAGGAGATGGCACAGTCCGCCCAGGAGCGAGGCGAGACGACGACGAGCCACGGGTCGGACGAGGGGCACGGCGGCCCGTTCGCGCCGGCCGAGCACCTCGCCGAGTCGTTCGCGGCGAACACGATGTCGGAGGGGCGCCTCTTCGACATGGCCGACGCTATCAGCGACTACCGGCTCAACGACGTCGACGTCACCGACACCACCTGCGGCTACTGCGCCGTCGGCTGTCGGTTCGACGTGCTCTCGAAGGACGACGAGGTGTTGGGTATCCGGCCGAACGCCGAGAAGGCCCCCATCAACGGCATCTCGACGTGCGTGAAGGGCAAGTTCGGCTACGGCTACGCCGACGACGAGGACCGCCTGACGACGCCGCTCATCAAGGAGGACGGAGAGTTCCGCGAAGCGTCGTGGGACGAGGCGCTGGACCGCGTCGCCGAGGAACTGCAGGAGACGAAAGACGAGTACGGAGCCGACGCCCTCGGACTCGTCTCCTCCTCGAAGACGTCGAACGAGGCGAACTACCTGATGCAGAAGCTGTCCCGGCAGGTCCTCAAGACCAACAACATCGACAACTGCAACCGCCTCTGTCACTCGCCGACCGTCGCGGGCCTCTCGCAGACGGTCGGGTACGGCGCCGGGTCGGTCGGCACCGAGGCACTGAGCAACACCGACTGCTATCTCATCACGGGGTCGAACACGACCGAGGCCCACCCCGTGCTGGGGACGGACATCAAGCAGAATCTCAAAGAGGGCGCCGAGGCGTACGTCTTCGACCCCCGGAAGGTGCAGATAGCCGAGTACGCGACGCAGTACGCCCGCGTCCAACCCGGCTACGACACGGTCTGGATCAACGGGCTGACCCGGCACATCCTCGAAGAGGACCTGCAGGACGACGAGTTCATCGAGAACCGGACCGTCGGCTTCGAGGAGGTGAAGGAGGGCGTCGAGAAGTTCACCCCCGAGTTCGTCGAAGAGCACACGGGCGTCCCGCCGGAGAAACTGAAGAACGCCGCCGAGGCCATCGCCACGGCCGATAGCTGTACGTTCTGCTGGACGCTCGGGCTGACCGAGCACAGCCACGGAACGGAAAACATCATCTCGATGGCGAACCTCGCCTTAGTGACGGGCCACGTCGGCACCGAGAAGTCGGGGCTGGCGCCGTTCCGCGGGCAGAACAACGTGCAGGGCGGCGGCGGCGACATGGGTCCCGTCCCGGGCAACTTCCCGGGCTACCAGAAGGTGACCCACGACGACGTCCGCGAGAAGTTCGAGGACTACTACGGCGTCGACGACCTGCCGGACGAGGTGGGTCTGACCATCACCGAACAGTTCCTCGCCGCCGACCGCGGCAACATCAAGTCGATGTTCGTCGAGGGCGAGAACCCGGTCATCTCCGAACCGAACGTCCAACACGCCGACGAGGTCCTCGAAGGCCTCGATTTCCTCGCCGTTCAGGACATCTTCCTGACGGAGACGGCGGAGTACGCCGACGTGGTCCTGCCGGCGACGGGCCACGTCGAGACGAACGGGACGTACACGAGTTCGACCCGGCACGTCCAACTCGTCAAGCGCGCCGTCGACCCGCCGGGCGAAGCCAAGGCGGACTGGCTCATCACCCAGGAACTCGCCGAGCGCTTCGGGTTCGAGTGGGACTACGACTCGCCCAGCGACATCATGGACGAGATAAACGACCTCACGCCCATCTACGGCGGCGTCACGCACGAGCGTCTCGAGAACGGCGAGGAACTCCAGTGGCCCGTCTGGGACGAGGACCACCCCGGAACGCCGCATCTCTACAAAGAGCAGTTCAACACGGCCGACGGGAAGGCGCACATGTTCCCCACGGACATCACCGGTCCCGCCGAGCGTGACATGGACGACGGCGACTACCCGATCAAACTGACGACGGGGCGCGTCCTCTACCAGTACCACACGGGGACGATGACCAACCGCGAGGAGGGTATCCGCTCGTACACGGACGAGTTGTTCGTCGAAATCAACCCCGAGACGGCCGAGTCGCTCGGCATCGCGGACGAGGACCCGGTCCGCATCACCTCGCGCAAGGGCGAGATAGAGGCGATGGCGCAGGTGACCGACCGCATCGGGCCGGACGTGGTGTTCGTACCGATGCACGTCCTCGGCGACGGCAGCGACGTCGTAAACGAACTGACGGACGAGAGCCACCTCGACGAGCAGGCGCACGTGCCGGAGTTCAAGGTGACCGACGTGAAGGTGGTGCCGCGGGACCGCCCCACGGCCGTCGACGACGACGCGAACACGTCGAGCCCCGAGAGCGCCGACGACTGA
- a CDS encoding molybdopterin oxidoreductase family protein — protein MSRQREPASERESDAEADVPPDTDGDGDDSRRYAPVDTVCPSCSVGCGLRYSDRTGGAVGREGAPVNPEGRLCPKGIEAFDGLDENRLTTPLVREDGELVPASWEEALGRVERELGGLVDAHGPDSLAFLGAPRCTNEENYLFGKLARMLGTNNVDNRARICHRSAVTATTRRFGCGAMTNTLEDISEADAFLVVGSNPAAQQPIAFDSYVRPAVNDGATLVHVDPRANRTTRAADVHLAARPGTDALLVNLLVAELLELDAVDREFVEARTTGFEAFVDSFEAFDADAGAERTGVDREKIRRVARAIGDADGTAVIVGTGAEAPDHRGTETVDALLNLLLLTGNVGRRGAGMNVLRGLNNEQGANDVGARPTTLPGFDPVDDSEARERVAAEWGADPPTDPGLSELEAVRAFGDDVRGAYVLGENPAVTRMETQFVARKFETLDFLVVQDIAPSETVEHADVVLPGSAWAEKGGTVTNLDRQVQRMRAAASPPDSARRDIDVVRELGQRLTGTTFAAETPEGVFKELTRVNPLYAGMSYAGLESGSQRWPFPEGATEGVGVLHRDRFMNGEKRAPLLPIRETDDAEGGETDVGDSPSGLVVLTRTRLNEGRSGPDDGDAPELLVHPDDAAARGIRDDGRVVLDGAERVDAVASLSAEVREGTVFLDAEWADRLLAGRESRTVDVRTADPNSDSDPKSTSTSTSD, from the coding sequence ATGAGTCGGCAGCGCGAACCGGCGTCCGAACGCGAGTCCGACGCCGAGGCCGACGTCCCGCCGGACACGGACGGAGACGGGGACGACTCCCGGCGGTACGCCCCCGTCGACACCGTCTGTCCGTCCTGCTCGGTCGGGTGCGGCCTCCGCTACAGCGACCGGACCGGCGGCGCCGTCGGCCGCGAAGGCGCGCCCGTCAACCCCGAGGGGCGCCTCTGTCCGAAGGGTATCGAGGCGTTCGACGGCCTCGACGAGAACCGACTGACGACGCCGCTGGTCCGGGAGGACGGCGAACTCGTCCCGGCCTCGTGGGAGGAGGCGCTTGGCCGCGTCGAGCGAGAACTCGGCGGCCTCGTCGACGCGCACGGCCCGGATTCGCTGGCCTTCCTCGGCGCGCCGCGCTGTACGAACGAGGAGAACTACTTGTTCGGAAAGCTGGCGCGGATGCTGGGAACGAACAACGTCGACAACCGCGCGCGCATCTGTCACCGCTCGGCCGTGACGGCGACGACGCGCCGCTTCGGGTGCGGCGCGATGACGAACACGCTGGAGGACATCTCGGAGGCCGACGCGTTCCTCGTCGTCGGGTCGAACCCGGCGGCTCAACAGCCAATCGCGTTCGACAGCTACGTTCGCCCCGCCGTCAACGACGGCGCGACGCTGGTCCACGTCGACCCGCGCGCGAACCGGACGACGCGCGCGGCGGACGTCCACCTCGCGGCTCGACCCGGCACCGACGCGCTTCTCGTGAACCTCCTCGTCGCGGAACTGCTCGAACTCGACGCCGTCGACCGCGAGTTCGTCGAAGCGCGAACGACCGGCTTCGAGGCGTTCGTCGACTCCTTCGAGGCGTTCGACGCCGACGCCGGCGCCGAACGGACGGGCGTGGACCGAGAGAAGATACGCCGGGTGGCTCGCGCTATCGGCGACGCGGACGGCACCGCGGTCATCGTCGGCACGGGCGCGGAGGCGCCCGACCACCGCGGCACGGAGACGGTGGACGCCCTCCTGAACCTCCTGCTCCTCACCGGGAACGTCGGCCGTCGCGGCGCCGGGATGAACGTCCTCCGCGGCCTCAACAACGAACAGGGCGCCAACGACGTCGGCGCCCGCCCGACGACGCTTCCCGGGTTCGACCCCGTGGACGACTCCGAGGCGCGCGAACGCGTCGCCGCCGAGTGGGGCGCCGACCCGCCGACCGACCCCGGTCTGTCGGAACTCGAAGCCGTTCGCGCCTTCGGCGACGACGTGCGCGGCGCGTACGTCCTCGGCGAGAATCCGGCGGTGACGCGGATGGAGACGCAGTTCGTCGCGCGCAAGTTCGAAACGCTCGACTTCCTCGTCGTGCAGGACATCGCGCCGAGCGAGACGGTCGAACACGCCGACGTCGTCCTGCCGGGGAGCGCGTGGGCCGAGAAGGGCGGCACGGTGACCAACCTCGACCGACAGGTCCAGCGGATGCGCGCGGCGGCCTCGCCCCCCGACTCGGCCCGGCGCGACATCGACGTCGTGCGCGAACTCGGCCAACGGCTGACCGGGACCACGTTCGCGGCCGAGACGCCCGAGGGGGTCTTCAAGGAGTTGACGCGCGTGAACCCGCTGTACGCCGGCATGTCCTACGCGGGCCTCGAATCGGGCAGCCAGCGCTGGCCGTTCCCGGAGGGAGCGACCGAGGGGGTCGGCGTGCTCCACCGGGACCGATTCATGAACGGCGAGAAACGCGCGCCGCTGCTTCCGATACGCGAGACGGACGACGCCGAAGGGGGAGAGACAGACGTCGGCGACTCGCCCTCCGGTCTCGTCGTGCTCACGCGAACGCGACTCAACGAGGGTCGTTCCGGACCGGACGACGGCGACGCGCCCGAACTCCTCGTCCATCCCGACGACGCCGCGGCGCGCGGCATCCGCGACGACGGCCGAGTCGTTCTCGACGGCGCCGAACGGGTCGACGCCGTCGCGTCGCTCTCCGCGGAGGTCCGCGAGGGAACGGTCTTCCTCGACGCCGAGTGGGCCGACCGACTCCTCGCCGGCCGGGAGTCCCGTACGGTCGACGTGCGAACGGCAGACCCGAACTCGGATTCGGACCCGAAATCGACGTCAACGTCGACGTCGGACTGA